In Salvelinus alpinus chromosome 20, SLU_Salpinus.1, whole genome shotgun sequence, a genomic segment contains:
- the LOC139546819 gene encoding FERM, ARHGEF and pleckstrin domain-containing protein 1-like isoform X1, which translates to MVEPEHRASAAQRLGAQETLGISTLDPGHRPPTMPPGRHVSIKIRMLDDTEEVFDVSQRASGKVVFDLVCTHLNLVEGDYFSLEYQDHHKMMVWLDLLKPIVKQLRRPKHTVLRFVVKFFPPDHTQLLEELTRYLFALQIKHDLACGRLACNDSSAALLVSHIIQSEIGDFEESQSRQHLLNNNYIPDQVTLIDKIMEFHSKNVGQTPAESDYQLLEVARRLELYGVRLHPAKDREGSKLSLAVAHTGVLVFQGHTKINAFNWSKVRKLSFKRKRFLIKLRPDLNQSSYQDTLEFLMGSRDCCKVFWKICVEYHAFFRLFEEPKPKPKPVLFTRGSSFRFSGRTQKQVIDYVKDSEFKKIPFERKHSRVQHSSSRLSPLPSPHRPQVPKEVSVSLESVSRAPGDIVDSPPRRHWKESVLVSAEDPSALRTRGSPSSQRNGAHSEDRPGPGAEPGPARQPHPEHLNTAGVVSNSPHLSASSGNSQGMVNGQKPVELCGHSPDGRQPSPLTSPLLNDAGSVRTDDEDEVRRKRFPTDKAYFIAKELLTTERTYLKDLEVVTVSFQNLVGKDEASPDSLKSTIFSNFDPLYKFHSGFLREVEQRLALWEGRSNAHIKGDYQRIGDVMLKNLQGLKPLTAHLQKHSEALVELEKACRGSRRLEVLVRDFELQKVCYIPLNVFILRPLHRLLHYKQILERLCKHYPPTHVDFRDCRAALADVSEVVAQLHGSMIKMENFQKLLELKKDLIGIDSLVTPGREFIRLGCLSKLSGKGLQQRMFFLFNDVLLYTSRGMTATNQFKVHGQLPLHDMTIRESEDEWGVPHAFTLVGQRQSVVVAASSLSEMEKWMEDIKMAIDLAETSNGHTADLLARSLTDNKSTTEDSCAEAESEDDLMASRTSLERQAPHRGNTTVHVCWHRNTSVSMVDFSIAVENQLSGNLLRKFKNSNGWQKLWVVFTNFSLFFYKTHQDDYPLASLPLLGYSVTIPTESENIHKDYVFKLHFKSHVYYFRSESEYTFERWMEVIRSATVSASITRILSRKEPHPY; encoded by the exons CAAAGAGCCTCTGGCAAGGTGGTGTTTGACCTGGTGTGTACCCACCTGAACCTCGTTGAAGGGGACTACTTCAGCCTAGAGTACCAAGACCACCACAAGATGATG GTTTGGCTCGACCTCCTTAAGCCAATAGTCAAGCAGCTGAGAC GGCCCAAGCACACAGTCCTGCGATTTGTGGTGAAGTTTTTCCCCCCTGACCACACCCAACTACTGGAGGAACTGACTAG GTACCTCTTCGCCCTGCAAATCAAGCATGACCTTGCCTGTGGACGTCTGGCCTGCAACGACAGTAGCGCAGCCCTGCTGGTCTCCCATATTATCCAGT CTGAGATTGGGGACTTTGAGGAGAGCCAGAGTCGGCAGCACCTCCTCAACAACAACTACATTCCAGACCAGGTGACGCTGATCGACAAGATCATGGAGTTCCACTCAAAGAATGT GGGTCAGACGCCAGCAGAGTCAGACTACCAGCTACTGGAGGTGGCACGCAGGCTGGAGCTGTACGGAGTGAGACTGCATCCTGCCAAGGACCGCGAGGGCAGCAAGCTGAGCCTGGCCGTGGCGCACACTGGTGTCCTGGTCTTTCAG GGACACACCAAGATCAATGCCTTCAACTGGTCCAAAGTGCGCAAATTGAGCTTCAAAAGGAAGCGGTTTCTCATCAAGCTCAGACCAGACCTGAAC CAGAGCTCTTACCAGGACACTCTGGAGTTCCTGATGGGTAGCCGGGACTGCTGTAAAGTCTTCTGGAAGATCTGTGTGGAATACCACGCCTTCTTCCGCCTCTTCGAGGAGCCCAAACCCAAGCCCAAGCCTGTCCTCTTCACCCGAggctcctccttcagattcag CGGTCGGACCCAGAAGCAGGTGATTGATTACGTGAAGGATTCTGAGTTTAAGAAGATTCCCTTTGAAAG GAAACACAGTAGGGTCCAGCACAGCAGCAGCCGCCTGTCTCCACTGCCTTCCCCGCACCGCCCTCAAGTGCCAAAAGAAGTCAGTGTCTCCTTAGAG AGTGTGAGCCGTGCTCCAGGAGACATAGTGGACTCTCCGCCACGCCGTCACTGGAAGGAGTCTGTGTTGGTGAGCGCTGAAGACCCATCGGCCCTGCGGACCAGAGGCAGCCCCTCCAGCCAGAGGAATGGGGCACACAGCGAGGACAGGCCAGGCCCCGGGGCAGAACCAGGCCCAGCCAGGCAGCCCCACCCAGAACATCTGAACACAG CAGGAGTGGTGTCCAACAGCCCTCATCTCTCCGCCTCCTCCGGTAACTCCCAGGGCATGGTCAACGGTCAGAAGCCGGTCGAGCTCTGTGGTCACAGTCCGGACGGTCGGCAGCCCTCCCCCCTTACCAGCCCCCTGCTCAACGATGCCGGAAGCGTGCGCACCGACGATGAAGACGAGGTTCGGAGGAAG AGATTCCCCACTGACAAGGCCTACTTTATTGCCAAGGAGCTGCTGACCACAGAGAGGACCTATTTGAAGGACCTGGAGGTCGTGACTGTG TCTTTTCAGAACTTGGTGGGTAAAGATGAAGCTTCGCCGGACTCCCTGAAGAGCACCATCTTCTCCAACTTTGACCCTCTGTACAAGTTCCACTCCGGCTTCCTCAGAGAGGTGGAGCAGAGACTGGCTCTGTG GGAAGGGCGCTCCAATGCCCACATCAAAGGAGATTACCAGCGCATCGGTGATGTCATGCTGAAGAATCTACAGGGCCTAAAG CCGCTGACCGCCCACCTCCAGAAGCACTCGGAGGCCCTGGTTGAGCTGGAGAAGGCGTGCCGGGGCTCCCGGCGGCTGGAGGTGCTGGTCCGGGACTTTGAGCTGCAGAAGGTGTGCTACATCCCTCTCAACGTGTTCATCCTCAGGCCCCTGCACCGCCTCTTGCATTACAAGCAGATCCTGGAGCGTCTGTGCAAacactacccccccacacacgtGGATTTCAGGGACTGCAGAG CCGCGCTGGCGGACGTGTCAGAGGTGGTGGCCCAACTCCACGGCAGCATGATCAAGATGGAGAACTTCCAGAAGCTTCTGGAGCTTAAGAAGGATTTGATTGGTATCGACAGTCTAGTCACTCCAGGGCGG GAGTTCATCCGGTTAGGCTGTCTCAGCAAGCTGTCTGGAAAAGGCCTCCAGCAACGAATGTTTTTCCTG TTCAATGATGTCCTCTTGTATACGAGTCGAGGGATGACGGCGACGAACCAGTTCAAAGTGCATGGGCAGCTCCCTCTCCATGACATGACA ATCCGGGAGAGCGAGGACGAGTGGGGTGTGCCTCACGCCTTCACCCTGGTTGGGCAGCGTCAGTCAGTGGTGGTAGCAGCTAG TTCCCTGTCAGAGATGGAGAAGTGGATGGAGGACATTAAGATGGCCATTGACTTGGCAGAGACCAGCAACGGCCACACAGCTGACCTGCTGGCCAGAAGTCTGACTGATAACA AATCCACAACAGAGGACTCCTGTGCGGAGGCAGAGTCTGAAGACGACCTGATGGCGTCACGCACCTCCCTGGAGAGGCAGGCCCCTCACCGTGGTAACACCACGGTGCACGTGTGCTGGCACAGGAACACCAGCGTGTCCATGGTGGACTTTAGCATAGCTGTGGAG AATCAGCTGTCAGGAAACCTGCTGAGGAAGTTCAAGAACAGCAATGGCTGGCAGAAGCTCTGGGTGGTCTTCACCAACTTCAGCCTGTTCTTCTACAAGACCCACCAG gATGACTATCCGCTGGCCAGTCTCCCCCTGTTGGGCTACTCTGTCACCATCCCCACTGAGTCTGAAAACATCCACAAGGACTATGTCTTCAAACTGCATTTCAAATCCCACGTCTACTACTTCAGATCTGAGAGCGAATACACTTTTGAGAG GTGGATGGAGGTCATTCGCAGTGCCACAGTCTCTGCCAGCATCACCCGCATTCTGAGCCGGAAAGAGCCCCATCCGTACTGA
- the LOC139546819 gene encoding FERM, ARHGEF and pleckstrin domain-containing protein 1-like isoform X3: protein MVEPEHRASAAQRLGAQETLGISTLDPGHRPPTMPPGRHVSIKIRMLDDTEEVFDVSQRASGKVVFDLVCTHLNLVEGDYFSLEYQDHHKMMVWLDLLKPIVKQLRRPKHTVLRFVVKFFPPDHTQLLEELTRYLFALQIKHDLACGRLACNDSSAALLVSHIIQSEIGDFEESQSRQHLLNNNYIPDQVTLIDKIMEFHSKNVGQTPAESDYQLLEVARRLELYGVRLHPAKDREGSKLSLAVAHTGVLVFQGHTKINAFNWSKVRKLSFKRKRFLIKLRPDLNQSSYQDTLEFLMGSRDCCKVFWKICVEYHAFFRLFEEPKPKPKPVLFTRGSSFRFSGRTQKQVIDYVKDSEFKKIPFERKHSRVQHSSSRLSPLPSPHRPQVPKEVSVSLESVSRAPGDIVDSPPRRHWKESVLVSAEDPSALRTRGSPSSQRNGAHSEDRPGPGAEPGPARQPHPEHLNTAGVVSNSPHLSASSGNSQGMVNGQKPVELCGHSPDGRQPSPLTSPLLNDAGSVRTDDEDERFPTDKAYFIAKELLTTERTYLKDLEVVTVSFQNLVGKDEASPDSLKSTIFSNFDPLYKFHSGFLREVEQRLALWEGRSNAHIKGDYQRIGDVMLKNLQGLKPLTAHLQKHSEALVELEKACRGSRRLEVLVRDFELQKVCYIPLNVFILRPLHRLLHYKQILERLCKHYPPTHVDFRDCRAALADVSEVVAQLHGSMIKMENFQKLLELKKDLIGIDSLVTPGREFIRLGCLSKLSGKGLQQRMFFLFNDVLLYTSRGMTATNQFKVHGQLPLHDMTIRESEDEWGVPHAFTLVGQRQSVVVAASSLSEMEKWMEDIKMAIDLAETSNGHTADLLARSLTDNKSTTEDSCAEAESEDDLMASRTSLERQAPHRGNTTVHVCWHRNTSVSMVDFSIAVENQLSGNLLRKFKNSNGWQKLWVVFTNFSLFFYKTHQDDYPLASLPLLGYSVTIPTESENIHKDYVFKLHFKSHVYYFRSESEYTFERWMEVIRSATVSASITRILSRKEPHPY from the exons CAAAGAGCCTCTGGCAAGGTGGTGTTTGACCTGGTGTGTACCCACCTGAACCTCGTTGAAGGGGACTACTTCAGCCTAGAGTACCAAGACCACCACAAGATGATG GTTTGGCTCGACCTCCTTAAGCCAATAGTCAAGCAGCTGAGAC GGCCCAAGCACACAGTCCTGCGATTTGTGGTGAAGTTTTTCCCCCCTGACCACACCCAACTACTGGAGGAACTGACTAG GTACCTCTTCGCCCTGCAAATCAAGCATGACCTTGCCTGTGGACGTCTGGCCTGCAACGACAGTAGCGCAGCCCTGCTGGTCTCCCATATTATCCAGT CTGAGATTGGGGACTTTGAGGAGAGCCAGAGTCGGCAGCACCTCCTCAACAACAACTACATTCCAGACCAGGTGACGCTGATCGACAAGATCATGGAGTTCCACTCAAAGAATGT GGGTCAGACGCCAGCAGAGTCAGACTACCAGCTACTGGAGGTGGCACGCAGGCTGGAGCTGTACGGAGTGAGACTGCATCCTGCCAAGGACCGCGAGGGCAGCAAGCTGAGCCTGGCCGTGGCGCACACTGGTGTCCTGGTCTTTCAG GGACACACCAAGATCAATGCCTTCAACTGGTCCAAAGTGCGCAAATTGAGCTTCAAAAGGAAGCGGTTTCTCATCAAGCTCAGACCAGACCTGAAC CAGAGCTCTTACCAGGACACTCTGGAGTTCCTGATGGGTAGCCGGGACTGCTGTAAAGTCTTCTGGAAGATCTGTGTGGAATACCACGCCTTCTTCCGCCTCTTCGAGGAGCCCAAACCCAAGCCCAAGCCTGTCCTCTTCACCCGAggctcctccttcagattcag CGGTCGGACCCAGAAGCAGGTGATTGATTACGTGAAGGATTCTGAGTTTAAGAAGATTCCCTTTGAAAG GAAACACAGTAGGGTCCAGCACAGCAGCAGCCGCCTGTCTCCACTGCCTTCCCCGCACCGCCCTCAAGTGCCAAAAGAAGTCAGTGTCTCCTTAGAG AGTGTGAGCCGTGCTCCAGGAGACATAGTGGACTCTCCGCCACGCCGTCACTGGAAGGAGTCTGTGTTGGTGAGCGCTGAAGACCCATCGGCCCTGCGGACCAGAGGCAGCCCCTCCAGCCAGAGGAATGGGGCACACAGCGAGGACAGGCCAGGCCCCGGGGCAGAACCAGGCCCAGCCAGGCAGCCCCACCCAGAACATCTGAACACAG CAGGAGTGGTGTCCAACAGCCCTCATCTCTCCGCCTCCTCCGGTAACTCCCAGGGCATGGTCAACGGTCAGAAGCCGGTCGAGCTCTGTGGTCACAGTCCGGACGGTCGGCAGCCCTCCCCCCTTACCAGCCCCCTGCTCAACGATGCCGGAAGCGTGCGCACCGACGATGAAGACGAG AGATTCCCCACTGACAAGGCCTACTTTATTGCCAAGGAGCTGCTGACCACAGAGAGGACCTATTTGAAGGACCTGGAGGTCGTGACTGTG TCTTTTCAGAACTTGGTGGGTAAAGATGAAGCTTCGCCGGACTCCCTGAAGAGCACCATCTTCTCCAACTTTGACCCTCTGTACAAGTTCCACTCCGGCTTCCTCAGAGAGGTGGAGCAGAGACTGGCTCTGTG GGAAGGGCGCTCCAATGCCCACATCAAAGGAGATTACCAGCGCATCGGTGATGTCATGCTGAAGAATCTACAGGGCCTAAAG CCGCTGACCGCCCACCTCCAGAAGCACTCGGAGGCCCTGGTTGAGCTGGAGAAGGCGTGCCGGGGCTCCCGGCGGCTGGAGGTGCTGGTCCGGGACTTTGAGCTGCAGAAGGTGTGCTACATCCCTCTCAACGTGTTCATCCTCAGGCCCCTGCACCGCCTCTTGCATTACAAGCAGATCCTGGAGCGTCTGTGCAAacactacccccccacacacgtGGATTTCAGGGACTGCAGAG CCGCGCTGGCGGACGTGTCAGAGGTGGTGGCCCAACTCCACGGCAGCATGATCAAGATGGAGAACTTCCAGAAGCTTCTGGAGCTTAAGAAGGATTTGATTGGTATCGACAGTCTAGTCACTCCAGGGCGG GAGTTCATCCGGTTAGGCTGTCTCAGCAAGCTGTCTGGAAAAGGCCTCCAGCAACGAATGTTTTTCCTG TTCAATGATGTCCTCTTGTATACGAGTCGAGGGATGACGGCGACGAACCAGTTCAAAGTGCATGGGCAGCTCCCTCTCCATGACATGACA ATCCGGGAGAGCGAGGACGAGTGGGGTGTGCCTCACGCCTTCACCCTGGTTGGGCAGCGTCAGTCAGTGGTGGTAGCAGCTAG TTCCCTGTCAGAGATGGAGAAGTGGATGGAGGACATTAAGATGGCCATTGACTTGGCAGAGACCAGCAACGGCCACACAGCTGACCTGCTGGCCAGAAGTCTGACTGATAACA AATCCACAACAGAGGACTCCTGTGCGGAGGCAGAGTCTGAAGACGACCTGATGGCGTCACGCACCTCCCTGGAGAGGCAGGCCCCTCACCGTGGTAACACCACGGTGCACGTGTGCTGGCACAGGAACACCAGCGTGTCCATGGTGGACTTTAGCATAGCTGTGGAG AATCAGCTGTCAGGAAACCTGCTGAGGAAGTTCAAGAACAGCAATGGCTGGCAGAAGCTCTGGGTGGTCTTCACCAACTTCAGCCTGTTCTTCTACAAGACCCACCAG gATGACTATCCGCTGGCCAGTCTCCCCCTGTTGGGCTACTCTGTCACCATCCCCACTGAGTCTGAAAACATCCACAAGGACTATGTCTTCAAACTGCATTTCAAATCCCACGTCTACTACTTCAGATCTGAGAGCGAATACACTTTTGAGAG GTGGATGGAGGTCATTCGCAGTGCCACAGTCTCTGCCAGCATCACCCGCATTCTGAGCCGGAAAGAGCCCCATCCGTACTGA
- the LOC139546819 gene encoding FERM, ARHGEF and pleckstrin domain-containing protein 1-like isoform X6 produces the protein MVEPEHRASAAQRLGAQETLGISTLDPGHRPPTMPPGRHVSIKIRMLDDTEEVFDVSQRASGKVVFDLVCTHLNLVEGDYFSLEYQDHHKMMVWLDLLKPIVKQLRRPKHTVLRFVVKFFPPDHTQLLEELTRYLFALQIKHDLACGRLACNDSSAALLVSHIIQSEIGDFEESQSRQHLLNNNYIPDQVTLIDKIMEFHSKNVGQTPAESDYQLLEVARRLELYGVRLHPAKDREGSKLSLAVAHTGVLVFQGHTKINAFNWSKVRKLSFKRKRFLIKLRPDLNQSSYQDTLEFLMGSRDCCKVFWKICVEYHAFFRLFEEPKPKPKPVLFTRGSSFRFSGRTQKQVIDYVKDSEFKKIPFERKHSRVQHSSSRLSPLPSPHRPQVPKEVSVSLESVSRAPGDIVDSPPRRHWKESVLVSAEDPSALRTRGSPSSQRNGAHSEDRPGPGAEPGPARQPHPEHLNTAGVVSNSPHLSASSGNSQGMVNGQKPVELCGHSPDGRQPSPLTSPLLNDAGSVRTDDEDEVRRKRFPTDKAYFIAKELLTTERTYLKDLEVVTVSFQNLVGKDEASPDSLKSTIFSNFDPLYKFHSGFLREVEQRLALWEGRSNAHIKGDYQRIGDVMLKNLQGLKPLTAHLQKHSEALVELEKACRGSRRLEVLVRDFELQKVCYIPLNVFILRPLHRLLHYKQILERLCKHYPPTHVDFRDCRAALADVSEVVAQLHGSMIKMENFQKLLELKKDLIGIDSLVTPGREFIRLGCLSKLSGKGLQQRMFFLFNDVLLYTSRGMTATNQFKVHGQLPLHDMTIRESEDEWGVPHAFTLVGQRQSVVVAASSLSEMEKWMEDIKMAIDLAETSNGHTADLLARSLTDNKDPSPVSDSEASLSGPSSGQGPVPLSLICWYRVHSLSFSDSCRSLENQLSGNLLRKFKNSNGWQKLWVVFTNFSLFFYKTHQDDYPLASLPLLGYSVTIPTESENIHKDYVFKLHFKSHVYYFRSESEYTFERWMEVIRSATVSASITRILSRKEPHPY, from the exons CAAAGAGCCTCTGGCAAGGTGGTGTTTGACCTGGTGTGTACCCACCTGAACCTCGTTGAAGGGGACTACTTCAGCCTAGAGTACCAAGACCACCACAAGATGATG GTTTGGCTCGACCTCCTTAAGCCAATAGTCAAGCAGCTGAGAC GGCCCAAGCACACAGTCCTGCGATTTGTGGTGAAGTTTTTCCCCCCTGACCACACCCAACTACTGGAGGAACTGACTAG GTACCTCTTCGCCCTGCAAATCAAGCATGACCTTGCCTGTGGACGTCTGGCCTGCAACGACAGTAGCGCAGCCCTGCTGGTCTCCCATATTATCCAGT CTGAGATTGGGGACTTTGAGGAGAGCCAGAGTCGGCAGCACCTCCTCAACAACAACTACATTCCAGACCAGGTGACGCTGATCGACAAGATCATGGAGTTCCACTCAAAGAATGT GGGTCAGACGCCAGCAGAGTCAGACTACCAGCTACTGGAGGTGGCACGCAGGCTGGAGCTGTACGGAGTGAGACTGCATCCTGCCAAGGACCGCGAGGGCAGCAAGCTGAGCCTGGCCGTGGCGCACACTGGTGTCCTGGTCTTTCAG GGACACACCAAGATCAATGCCTTCAACTGGTCCAAAGTGCGCAAATTGAGCTTCAAAAGGAAGCGGTTTCTCATCAAGCTCAGACCAGACCTGAAC CAGAGCTCTTACCAGGACACTCTGGAGTTCCTGATGGGTAGCCGGGACTGCTGTAAAGTCTTCTGGAAGATCTGTGTGGAATACCACGCCTTCTTCCGCCTCTTCGAGGAGCCCAAACCCAAGCCCAAGCCTGTCCTCTTCACCCGAggctcctccttcagattcag CGGTCGGACCCAGAAGCAGGTGATTGATTACGTGAAGGATTCTGAGTTTAAGAAGATTCCCTTTGAAAG GAAACACAGTAGGGTCCAGCACAGCAGCAGCCGCCTGTCTCCACTGCCTTCCCCGCACCGCCCTCAAGTGCCAAAAGAAGTCAGTGTCTCCTTAGAG AGTGTGAGCCGTGCTCCAGGAGACATAGTGGACTCTCCGCCACGCCGTCACTGGAAGGAGTCTGTGTTGGTGAGCGCTGAAGACCCATCGGCCCTGCGGACCAGAGGCAGCCCCTCCAGCCAGAGGAATGGGGCACACAGCGAGGACAGGCCAGGCCCCGGGGCAGAACCAGGCCCAGCCAGGCAGCCCCACCCAGAACATCTGAACACAG CAGGAGTGGTGTCCAACAGCCCTCATCTCTCCGCCTCCTCCGGTAACTCCCAGGGCATGGTCAACGGTCAGAAGCCGGTCGAGCTCTGTGGTCACAGTCCGGACGGTCGGCAGCCCTCCCCCCTTACCAGCCCCCTGCTCAACGATGCCGGAAGCGTGCGCACCGACGATGAAGACGAGGTTCGGAGGAAG AGATTCCCCACTGACAAGGCCTACTTTATTGCCAAGGAGCTGCTGACCACAGAGAGGACCTATTTGAAGGACCTGGAGGTCGTGACTGTG TCTTTTCAGAACTTGGTGGGTAAAGATGAAGCTTCGCCGGACTCCCTGAAGAGCACCATCTTCTCCAACTTTGACCCTCTGTACAAGTTCCACTCCGGCTTCCTCAGAGAGGTGGAGCAGAGACTGGCTCTGTG GGAAGGGCGCTCCAATGCCCACATCAAAGGAGATTACCAGCGCATCGGTGATGTCATGCTGAAGAATCTACAGGGCCTAAAG CCGCTGACCGCCCACCTCCAGAAGCACTCGGAGGCCCTGGTTGAGCTGGAGAAGGCGTGCCGGGGCTCCCGGCGGCTGGAGGTGCTGGTCCGGGACTTTGAGCTGCAGAAGGTGTGCTACATCCCTCTCAACGTGTTCATCCTCAGGCCCCTGCACCGCCTCTTGCATTACAAGCAGATCCTGGAGCGTCTGTGCAAacactacccccccacacacgtGGATTTCAGGGACTGCAGAG CCGCGCTGGCGGACGTGTCAGAGGTGGTGGCCCAACTCCACGGCAGCATGATCAAGATGGAGAACTTCCAGAAGCTTCTGGAGCTTAAGAAGGATTTGATTGGTATCGACAGTCTAGTCACTCCAGGGCGG GAGTTCATCCGGTTAGGCTGTCTCAGCAAGCTGTCTGGAAAAGGCCTCCAGCAACGAATGTTTTTCCTG TTCAATGATGTCCTCTTGTATACGAGTCGAGGGATGACGGCGACGAACCAGTTCAAAGTGCATGGGCAGCTCCCTCTCCATGACATGACA ATCCGGGAGAGCGAGGACGAGTGGGGTGTGCCTCACGCCTTCACCCTGGTTGGGCAGCGTCAGTCAGTGGTGGTAGCAGCTAG TTCCCTGTCAGAGATGGAGAAGTGGATGGAGGACATTAAGATGGCCATTGACTTGGCAGAGACCAGCAACGGCCACACAGCTGACCTGCTGGCCAGAAGTCTGACTGATAACA AGGACCCTAGTCCAGTCAGTGACTCAGAGGCCTCCCTCTCGGGGCCCAGCAGTGGCCAGGGACCAGTGCCTCTGTCTCTTATCTGCTGGTATCGAGTTCACAGCCTCTCCTTTAGTGATTCCTGCAGGAGTCTAGAG AATCAGCTGTCAGGAAACCTGCTGAGGAAGTTCAAGAACAGCAATGGCTGGCAGAAGCTCTGGGTGGTCTTCACCAACTTCAGCCTGTTCTTCTACAAGACCCACCAG gATGACTATCCGCTGGCCAGTCTCCCCCTGTTGGGCTACTCTGTCACCATCCCCACTGAGTCTGAAAACATCCACAAGGACTATGTCTTCAAACTGCATTTCAAATCCCACGTCTACTACTTCAGATCTGAGAGCGAATACACTTTTGAGAG GTGGATGGAGGTCATTCGCAGTGCCACAGTCTCTGCCAGCATCACCCGCATTCTGAGCCGGAAAGAGCCCCATCCGTACTGA